The sequence below is a genomic window from Acyrthosiphon pisum isolate AL4f unplaced genomic scaffold, pea_aphid_22Mar2018_4r6ur Scaffold_20664;HRSCAF=21773, whole genome shotgun sequence.
CTATATTATAGCACCTGTGTAAAAGGTtaatcatacaattaatatttttttttgttttgatccACGACAATAGAATATATACGTATCGTTATACAGCTACGCGGGTTTAtcgagtaatttatttattttttatttgtttgtagtaTTGACGTAAGGATTCCAACCTGGTTTATACCTACCGGTTTATGTCTACTTATAAAACTTTgggacaatttttttctatggaggaaaatataatttttatgccCAGGGGTGGATTCAGAGTTTGGAGACTGTGGGTCAGGACACTTCAAGGGGCCACTTATTAAAACTAGATTAAAAATCTATACTTGTGTACtaggtaataaaacaaaaaaaaaaggtgggtaagtggatgtcgctctactgtacagtaggttacaagtgggtcactgtataatggttagtattgaatttgaattcaatgatataatatcactgtataagaaaaacgattctgagcggagacggtatgtcagtctaggtataagacataatattataaatggtattaaaaaaaaaattgaccaataataggtatctataataaattccaaattaatcatatcacaatatccattagtacttataacgcgttatacatcaaaaacaaatcgtggtactatcatagatatataatagtatactttagaagtttcaataatatacaaccacaacaaaataactaaaatagttattccaggttttttaatatgtgatttcgtccaaatttgagcttaaaatgactataaaaataaattgtgcttatgtatttcttagaatttttggNNNNNNNNNNNNNNNNNNNNNNNNNNNNNNNNNNNNNNNNNNNNNNNNNNGGGAATGCCAAAACGTGCAATTAACTCAGACAGTTTGTTATGACCGTTTGTGCTGTCATCGAATTTACTTGAAAAACTTCTAGCCACTTTGTGGTTGCATCGACAATAATtagaaatgttttgtttttgtacggACGTAAGAAATCGCAATGCACTCTCGTCCATTGTCTTTGTGGCCATTTCCACGGAGTTAGTACTGACTTAGGAGGATTAGGTCTCGCATTTATGCATTCATTGCAGTTTCGGGCCATATCCTCAATTTCTTTATCTATACTAGGCCACCAGAAATACGAACGCGCAATGCTTTTCATACTCGACATGCCAATATGACAAGAATGCAGTTCAGTTAGAATTGACTTACGGAATTTGGTTGGTATGATTACTCTATAGCCCCAAAATAAACAATCTTGTTCAGCAGTAATTTCTATTTTGCGTGTATTATACGAGTTTAATTCGGAATTTATTGAAAAGTCATTACTCCATGAACCTGTTTTTGTAGCGTGTAATACTCTAGAGGTAATTGGATCTCTTttcgtttcaattttaattttgtgccaATCTAGCGGAAATGGTGACTGTTCGTGAATAAAATTGATGTGAGCGTCatcatattcattaatattattgttgcattgGTTTGTTTTAATGCGTGATAAAAAGTCAGCAGTATTTCCTTctgatttaatatacttaatttcaaAATCGAATGAAGAAAGAACGTATGCCCAACGTTGTAAGCGATTTGCCGCATAAATtggtattccttttttttttccaaatatgtgGATTAACGGTTTGTGATCAGTAACTAATGTAAATTTTCTACCGTATaaataatcgtaaaatttttgaaCACCAAAAATTATGGCTAGACCTTCTTTTTCGATTTGTGGAAATTTGCATTCACTGTTTGACAATACTCGTGATGCATATGCAATTGGTCTTTCTGAGTGGTCAGGATAAGTGTGCGATATGATTGCACCTAGTGCGTATGACGAAGAATCGACCGTGAGTTTTATGGGAAGTTTTTGGTCATAATGTGCTAACACAGGACTTGagataagcattttttttatgttattatatgctTGATCACATTCTGGTGACCATagccattttttttcttgtcttaGTAATGAGTATAACGGTTTAAGAATGTCTGCTGCTCTTGgaacaaatttaatgtaatatgttactaaacctaaaaatgattttaacatagttttattttctggaACCAGGGCCGATTGTATTGCATTTATGTGTTTAGTTAAGGTGTGCAAGCCATGCTCATCGATTTTATGACCTAAATATTCAATTGAATTTTTGAGAAAActacatttgttttgtttaacccTTAAACCAACTTCGGATAAAacgttaagtaatttttttaatctattgttGTGTTCTTCTACCGTTTTTCCCGCAACTATTATGTCATCTTGAAATATACCAATCCCTTCTAAGCCTGTGGTTGATATTTCCATGGCTTTTTGGAATTCCCCAGCTGAGCTTTTTATTCCGAACGGATTTCGAGTATAACTGAATAGGCCTTTGTGAGTATTTATTGTAGTGTATTTGCGATCACTCTCTTTAATTACCATTTGTTGATATGCATCTTTGAGatctattttagaaaaatattttgagccacTTATATTCGCATAAAGATGTTCTATTTTTGGTAAGGGATACTCAGTTCCTTCCAATACGGGGttgattgtaattttgaaatcacCACAAATTCTAACTGTACCGTCGGGCTTAAGAATTGGAACAATTGGAGTGGCCCATTCGCTATAGTTCACaggagttaaaatattattatctattaaacgaTCAATTTCCGACTCTACCTTAGATTTTAGTGCTAAAGGAATTGACCTTGGCTTGAAAAACTTGGGTATTGCCCCCTTTTTAATGTTTAGcgatatttggtatttattaaaggtgccgatttcatttttgaataaatgctcgaaattttttaatatattctctatattttcgtttacatttatagtgttataaatgggagaatagtttattatttttaaatcatttctaCCAATTAATGGCGGTCCTCCGTTTTTTATTACGTAAATGCACATTTTAAaagactttttcaaatatttagcatttactattaattttcctATTGGGCTTATATCATTTCCGACGTAATCGCGTAGTGAAATATCGTTTggtaataaagttaaattattaaaacttgtatcatataattgttttgacattACACTATGCACAGCCCCCGtatctatttcaaattttaaatctttattttcaattaataaattgattatgtacggttttactttattttgaaagttattttcaatcatattaaaaaaagtgtcaGATAAATTGTACGCGATTGCGTCatcatgaatat
It includes:
- the LOC107884744 gene encoding uncharacterized protein K02A2.6-like, with amino-acid sequence SPGTFESGNDITIFESRLTNFFIANGISNEVQKRAILLSSISEEVHKILFSLCVPAKPDVQTYDTLLGLLNNYYKPVKSYFASRYAFYNAKQRPDETVAEWGARVKNLASKYRLLEEDASKISITYSQLMEISAAKESTINNKTGWIKEEADFKYQKQSQQAKSAKQSITEKSKCGTCGRSNHTQKECRYKDYSCNICNIKGHLAPMCKSKNNKPKYDNRSHNKFLSGAIPKFFKPRSIPLALKSKVESEIDRLIDNNILTPVNYSEWATPIVPILKPDGTVRICGDFKITINPVLEGTEYPLPKIEHLYANISGSKYFSKIDLKDAYQQMVIKESDRKYTTINTHKGLFSYTRNPFGIKSSAGEFQKAMEISTTGLEGIGIFQDDIIVAGKTVEEHNNRLKKLLNVLSEVGLRVKQNKCSFLKNSIEYLGHKIDEHGLHTLTKHINAIQSALVPENKTIAADILKPLYSLLRQEKKWLWSPECDQAYNNIKKMLISSPVLAHYDQKLPIKLTVDSSSYALGAIISHTYPDHSERPIAYASRVLSNSECKFPQIEKEGLAIIFGVQKFYDYLYGRKFTLVTDHKPLIHIFGKKKGIPIYAANRLQRWAYVLSSFDFEIKYIKSEGNTADFLSRIKTNQCNNNINEYDDAHINFIHEQSPFPLDWHKIKIETKRDPITSRVLHATKTGSWSNDFSINSELNSYNTRKIEITAEQDCLFWGYRVIIPTKFRKSILTELHSCHIGMSSMKSIARSYFWWPSIDKEIEDMARNCNECINARPNPPKSVLTPWKWPQRQWTRVHCDFLRPYKNKTFLIIVDATTKWLEVFQ